The genomic stretch CAAGCTGCCTTTGAAGCCTGCAGAACCTTTGTCTGGTATTCACTTCCGTATATTAAAATGTCCCAGGTGCATGCAAGTCCTGATTTCCTCAACCAATATTGCCAAAAGAACCGTCATTTGATGAGTTTAGAGGTCAGGTCTAATGATAAGCGATgacttacaaattacaatggcTAGGTGCATATAACaacattgttctgacctaggcttccccaaaaagcacgaggcagagtcctggtccggTCAAAACCCCTctgattaaacaaatgtgaattccactcatttacattcagcaaggcctggcaaacagtctttcaaaggaatattaatGTCTACAGACTTTATCTATTTTgcaaagctgccatgtaaatatttcccaaatgaggtgctatACAAGGAAAGATGGAGcacacactcctgaaacgaatctaaccgaacgaacaaattgtttcctgcaaaagccccctcccctttcgctcctcttttatttcctatggcaggggccaatcaccttccacctgtgactttacttccAAGTCCACCCTGATTTCTgacttgttcttttcttctggcagttctgggcatgcgcacactgggaacaggctccagctgttcctctgcctcactgctgtctagttccgTAGGCATCTGACCACTGCCAGATggccctggtcccatctctgcctccgacgccaAGCATttgtcagagccttctccagcctccaggactggcccgtgctcctccccaacctcctcactatccaactctgatgccagttctgctggctgctggtgcgccataacacacacacacacccaaataaGCCACATTGTGATTGTGCCTTGTGAaccaaaatgctaaaaaaatcCCTTCAGTTTGCCTTCAACACCAATGTGGCCGAGAAAAGATAACAGTGAACCAACGATTCCCCCCACGAGAACCCTTACTTTTTTTGTTTTAGGTGCAGAGGCCTCCACCAGTTTCTTCTCACTCGGTGGCTTGGGAGCTTTCCGGCTGGCATCCGAGCTCTTGGCACTTGACTTGGAGCCATTCTGCTTGCTGCTGTGTGCTTTCTCTGGGGCTGGAGCGGTAGTCGGCTTGGCcagcttccttttcttcttctgaggCTGGTCGTAACTCAGATAGGACTCAAAGGACATGGTGGGCTGCTCGTACTCATCCTCCACCTCTCCCTCTCTGGGAAGGGAGAACCCTGCAGGCCTCTTGTGTGATTCGAAGACTTTGGGTTTGGCTTCAGAGGTTTTAAAGCTGCTGGAACTCTTCTTCTCCTTGTTCTTATGAGGAAAGTCTCCCTCAGGTTTTGGTTTCTCCTGATCTACACATATGGTTTCCAGGCTAAATTTTATCTTCTCTGCTTTGGCCTTTTCCAAGTCATGAGTTTTTTGTTTCTTCCTATGTTCATTCAAGCTATCCTCCAAGTCAAAGTGGGTCTTCTGTCTCTTGATGCCGCTGCTGCTGGCaccatcttttttcttctctcgcTTGAGGCTGTCTGGGGCCTTCAGCTTCTCCTTGCTGCTGCCTGGTAAGGAAGCTTCgtggaaggaagaagaagccTTTGGCAGCCTCTCTGAGCTGAACACGGAGGCCTTGTCTTCACCCTTGGCTTCTGGCCGCTGCCTCTCTTTGTGAGAAGATTTAGGCTCTTTGCTCTGACTTGTACTAGGTTTCTCTTGAGAGTCACTGAAATGCCTATGATGAGTAACTTCTGGTGGGTCCTGAAACGGGGGGCTTTTCATCCCCTTTTGAGAAAAGGATTTTTGTTCCTTCTCTTGTTCTTCAGCACGGCAGAGGTCCATATAGAGTTCCTGAGGACTTTCACTGAGCTCAGATGAGACGGCATGGCCATAGTCAGAACACTCCTGGTCAGAGGACCCTCTCCTCCATGACCTGTCTTGTGGGATGCCATAGCTGACCTCCTGATGGGATTTCTCTGGCTCTGAACACCTCTTGACCTTTTTAGTTCCACAATCCAACTCGTATGACTGGCTGCAAGAAGGCTGGTGTGTCTCTGAGCAGCCCTCTTTGGGCAACAGATCTCGGTGTCGTTTCCTAGAAAGGTTTCGGTCCTGTTCTGTAGGTTCAAGATTATGCcttaaaaaaacagagaaagaattgGATTATTGATTTTGATCAAAGATTACTGAAAACCTAAGCTAAAGCTATGATTGCTTAGTTCCATCTTCTTAACAATGAAATAGAATGCAGCCAACCTCTACCTTTCTAGACTAGAacttagaataggatagaactggaagggaccttggagatcttctagtccaaccccctgctcaagcaggagacccgataccatttcagacaagtggctgtcaagtctcttcttaaaaatctgcaGTGATGAAttacacacaacttctgaaggcaaagctgtttcACTTGTCAATTGGTCTCGttgttaggaagttcctccttattccaggttgcttctctccttcattagtttccactcattgtttcttgtcttactttctggtgctttgaaaaataagctgacccccctcttctttgtggcagccctcaaatattgaaacactgctttcatgtcacccctaatccttattttctctagactagctatacccagttcctgcaaccattcttcatatgttatcTATAAAGCTTGCACATTGTCCCCCCTTTTACATTATTTTTGCCAAACTATCTTGATCTTTCATTGTTTATATTCTCTCTGGCTATTAACATTTGGCACATTCCACCAGGCAGTGGAGCTGTATCAGGAAACAGAGCTTCAAATTGTTTTTGAGGGCAGATGAACTATACAAGGGGATTGTCTGTTAAGAAAGAGATATTATAAAAGCCCAACTCACCGCACTTTTTCCTGTGAAACTGGCAGCAGCTTCTTCCATATTGCTACCAAGTTCTTGGCAAAGATTCCAACCTGTTCATGTTTTCGTAAACTATTCACACTCTTTCCGACTCCAGTCTCCTGCGAAAAGGATGTAGGAAAACAGCTTTGACAATGACAGCTAGTTAACATCTGAGTTCATACAACATGCTAAGCCTACAACAAATAAACCAATTATGGCTGAATGCAAGGTATGAACCCAACCCAACTGTAACTTATTCAAAGCACAGTGATGGCTTAGCAGGATATACAtggaacaataaaatatttttgtttctataTTTTGCAGGGTTTGAGCCTTCCCATTTGTAATTCGGACCAAGCCATCACAACAGGACAGATTTAGCCGCATCCTGGCTTAGATGGTtagggcagggtgtgtgtgtgtgtgtgtgtgtaagagagagagggagggacggagggagaatTATGTTTTGTTGTTATTGGGTTTTACTGCTGTTGTGAGACACCATGCCATCaaaccttttaaataaataaataatcaaccaatcaatcttcAGTGAGATTGCCCTCTTTCTATGCAGATTTCCAACTTCTTACTCCGCAGAACCTCCATCCTGGGCAGCAATACTTGGAATCTCCAACAGAACTAAGTTTCCAAGCGTAAGACATGGTACTACAAAATAACTTACCTGAAGAATGTCAATTGTCATTGGCAGTTCAGAAAGTCTCTTCAAACTCTTCAACAGCTGCAGAGGGGAATAGAAAAGGGTTGAGAACTCAGCTCTGTAATGGagagcttttttccccccacagtaGTCAAGAAGTTCAAAAAACAAACCCACAGAGCTGCTAAGATGCCACAGAAGGAACAGACCTAATATTTTGCAGACAAATGAAGCAGATCAAAAATCTTATAGTTGCAGCAATCCCATCCAAAGATTGTAGGCTTGCCCAGAGGGCTCTAGAGCTGCTTGCCCCAAATATTTTTGGAGACTACCCCTCCATCCCTGAATCAAAAGTAAGAGAAAATCCAGTTGGATTAGAGGCAAGTTTCTCCCAGGGAGAATATTTCTGGATACCTGCAACAGTTTGAAGAGTTTGGGAAAGGCTCCCCATATATCAGCCTCATTGACCTTCTTCTCATGATAGCTAAGCCTTGGTGTAACAATGCTGATCAACAGAAGTGTTCGATAATAAGGGGGGGCAGGAAACCCACTCTCATCTTTCATCATGGTAGGGAATTTCATTAAACCAACCAATAGCTTAACAAATGTAATACAACATCCATCAAATGGCAGCCTTCCAAATTGtaatacattttcttttaaaggcagccttccccaacctggaGCCATGCAGCTGCTGGAGAGGACCACTTCTAGTGTCCTCAACCAACATGACCAACAGTTGGGAGTCCCAACTGTAAAAATTCTGGACAATGACAACTGGGTATCaaaagtggtttttatttttgaaaaggtgactggactgatttttttttaaagaaaaaggaagaggcttCACTTTCTATTCTAGAATCTTGATCCGTTGCGTTGGATGGTGTGGGAGATGGAATGACAGTTATTGGCAGTTGAAGGACAGTTGACTGACCTTCTATCTCTCATACCATCCAATACAGCTGATCAAGATTCCAGGATAGGAAGCAAAacatcttatttttctttttaaaaaaaacccagcccagttgccttttcaaaataaaaaccatTTTTAATACAACTAagatctggatgactgaaaatcgtTATAGACTTATGACAACTGGGGTTAAAAGTGGCTTACATCCACACAGAAGCATTTTTGATCTCTAAAATTAGTACTCAGCTGTTCTGGTACCTTTAT from Thamnophis elegans isolate rThaEle1 chromosome 12, rThaEle1.pri, whole genome shotgun sequence encodes the following:
- the ELOA gene encoding elongin-A; translation: MAESVLEDVRKLQSRLTSASEPKKLLKSLKRLSELPMTIDILQETGVGKSVNSLRKHEQVGIFAKNLVAIWKKLLPVSQEKVRHNLEPTEQDRNLSRKRHRDLLPKEGCSETHQPSCSQSYELDCGTKKVKRCSEPEKSHQEVSYGIPQDRSWRRGSSDQECSDYGHAVSSELSESPQELYMDLCRAEEQEKEQKSFSQKGMKSPPFQDPPEVTHHRHFSDSQEKPSTSQSKEPKSSHKERQRPEAKGEDKASVFSSERLPKASSSFHEASLPGSSKEKLKAPDSLKREKKKDGASSSGIKRQKTHFDLEDSLNEHRKKQKTHDLEKAKAEKIKFSLETICVDQEKPKPEGDFPHKNKEKKSSSSFKTSEAKPKVFESHKRPAGFSLPREGEVEDEYEQPTMSFESYLSYDQPQKKKRKLAKPTTAPAPEKAHSSKQNGSKSSAKSSDASRKAPKPPSEKKLVEASAPKTKKILIDVLPMLPDIPLPPIQANYRPLPSLETIPFVQPKRKALSSPTAEDEAGFTGRRLNSKMQVYSGSKTAYLPKMMTLHEQCIRVLSNNIDSIYEVGGVPYSVLEPVLERCTPEQLYRIEECNHVLTEDTDQLWHNHCQRDFKKEKPDEFESWREMYLRLHDAREQRLLMLTQNIRSAHANKPKARVAKMAFVNSTVKPPREVRRRQEKFGTGGAAAPEKIKIKPVLFTATKSSSVHAEEEQDYDRPSTSSGLSCSSMGSTSSVSYDPRKPQVKKIAPMMAKTIKAFKNRFSRR